DNA sequence from the Pseudomonas sp. MPC6 genome:
ATCCTGTGAGCCCTTGCGCTTCCGCTGCATGTAGCGCTTTTCTTGCTGCCTGGAACAACGCAATACCACGCTGCTCAGCAGGAACGTCGAAACGCTGGATACTGTCCAGGTGCCGAGCTGTAGCTACTACCTGGTCCAAGATCGGGTCATCGAGGGCCGGGTAGTAGGGTTTCTCAACCCGGCGAAGTTGAGCGGCGATGTAGTCGACTGAGTGGGTGTCCTGCTTACTGATACGCTCGGCACTTTGGGGCAAGCGGCTGTACTCCGGCCGCTCGATCTGTAGGAAGCGATTGATGCGGGCAGATAGCTTGCTGGTTTTTTTGTGATCGTCAGGAATGTAGAAGCTCGATGCTGGAATTACCGCGTCCTTGAAGATCAGCATTCCTTCGCCGGCCTGCAGCTTTTTCAGTTCGCCAAGCTCGATCTTGTTGCGGCGTTCGATGTTCGCGGCACCTTGAGCCTGGTAAGCACCACCGGTGTTCTGGTCGTACCCGGTGAGAACGCTGTAATAAGCCTCCCCACCCGCCTTGCGAATGTAGTCGTACGTATCCTCAGGGTCTTCCAAGGCCAGCACCCATTTCACTTTGGTGTTGGCAAGCATGGAAGGTGCCTCGTCGGCAGCCTCGCCTCGTTTAAGCCCCTGAATATCTTGCACGGCGGCGACCATCATGAAGCCAAGGCTTCGCGCCTGAGCAAACATTACAGCGATGCCTGCAGCAAAGTAGTAGGCCAGCTCATCACTGATGATCAGGTACGGATTAGGGGCATTGGTAGCCTTGGTATCCAGGACGTCTGCGCGGGTACCCTCTAAGCGGTAGCCAAGATTCTGGGCCATCATCAAACGGATTGAAGAGATGTAGAGCTTGCCCAGCGATGCAGCCTCTGAGGCTGACTTTTCGAGAGTCGGGATCATGACGGCAATCAGCCGGTCATTGAGAAGTACATCCAGCATGTCTATTTCGGGAAACTTGTCCGCGAAGATATGACCGTACGTATCCATCATCATCGACAGGGTGCGTGCAAACTGACCGGTCAAATAACCGTGCTGGTTGAACACCTCTGCATCCCACTTCGACGGATCTCCAGCGAGCTGCGGATTGAAACCTGGCAAGCCGGTTTCAAAGTAGGCTTTGATTGGCAGATAGGCCAGCTCAGGAATCAGCCCTTGCTGACCCTCGATGTAAAATTGCACCAGGTTTTGGAGAGCGAGGTAATGGCGGATCACCCCGATGGAAATCTCAAGTTCACCTTTTGCACGCTTGTAACAGAGCGTACGCAGAAGGGCGTCAATCATGTTGAGCGCTTTCTGCTGCCATTGAGCACCGTCACCGCTGGCGACAGGGAGCAGCGATGCCATCAGTTGCAACAGGAAGTCAGCTGCGGCATCCCCGAACGGGTTCATGGAGTTTGATTGAGGCTGATTCATTGCATGAAGGCCAGATTCCCTGGCCACCATGTGCTCGAAGGGATCCATGCCACCGGTGAGGTAGTTGAGGATGAGGAAGTCGTCCTCACGCCCATGCCTGCGAGCTAACGACCATAGACAGAACGCCAGGTTGGAGTCTGCTTTTCCGTCCCCGTACGATGCTCCAGTACCCCAGCAAATGGCGTTGTAGTACATGCCCATCAGGGTTTCACTTTTTCCCGAACCTGTGGTGCCAGGCAAAAACAGATGGGTACGGCAGTCAGAGTTGTTTAACCAAAGCTCCCGGCCTTCGTCAGCGCTCGCCGCAATACCGTCTGTGTTGGGCGTACGTAGGAACCCGAGGTACATGATGCCCCCGGCTGCTAACAGCTTGCGAAAAAGTCGCGATTTTGTGAGTAAGCCCCAGAGGAAATTTTCCTCAACCAACTCCTCGTAATAATCCGTTCGATCCAATCCGCCGATGTCTTTGGGCATCCGGATAGGCATTCGGAACTTCTGATCCTTGAAAGCCATGATCAGCATGGACAAAAACAGGATCCAGACGGGCCACAGGACTGGTTGATAGAACAGCAGGCCAGCAATGGCTAACAGTGCCAGCTTGAAATTGTTCGGGCGATACAGTGCAACATTGAACCTGGTCCAAGAGCTGCGTACGTCCCTTGATATGCGTCCAGGTTTGATCTCGTGCTGTGAGTCGAGAGACATCTAGTGATCTCCTAGGCGGGCAACGCCATACCGATCGTTCTTTCAAACTGAGCGGTAAGAGCCTGTTTATAGAGGGTTGCCTCACGAACGCGGGCGAGTATTTTGCGTGCCTTCTCAGCAGCGCGTACCTGGGATTCGGGTACTTCCATGTCCAGGCCGTGCTTGACGTAGTCTGCTAAAAATCGACTCAAGGGATACGCAGCCTCCAAAGCTTGGTTCCATGCGTCCAGGCCGTGCGTCCTGATCAGCTGATCGGGGTCACTGCCTTCCGGTAGAAACAGAAATTGGACGGTTTTACCGTCGCGTATTTCCTCAAGAACGACTGCTGAGGCACGTAAGGCGGCAGATCGGCCTGGCTTATCCCCATCGAAAGCAAATGTCACTGTGTCGGCATTGGTGAAAAGCCGTCTGGCCTGCGCATTCGTAAGGGCGGTCCCCATAGGTGCGACGACTCTGCAGTCACCGGCCTGGTGAGCTGTGAGTACATCGAAATAGCCTTCAACCACGATAGCGTGACGGCCACTGCGAATTGCGGGCTTGGCGACGTTCATTGCGTACAGCTCGTTGCCTTTATGAAAAAGCTCTGTCTCAGGTGAATTGAGGTACTTGGGTGTGCGGTCGGGCTTCTCGATCAGGGAACGGCCAGCAAATCCAATCAATGCGGCGCTTTCGTTGTAGATCGGAATCATGACCCGGTTGCGGAAGCGGTCGAACAGTCGGCCGTCCTCTGCACGGATGGCGAGTCCACAGTCGATGAGTGTTTCTGGGTCGTGCCGTTTCACCAAAAGCTCAACGATTCCGGTCGCTACGGTGCCTAACTGGTAGGAGGTAATCGTTTCTTGGGACAGCCCGCGGGTAGTAGTGAGGTACTGGTGACCTGCGGGACTACGCACGATCCCCCCCGCGTACAAGCCAGCTGCGTCTTGCAGTGCCTTGTAAAGGGATGCCAAGCGCTTTCGAAGCATTTGGGATTCAGCAGAGTCGTCAGTCTGCGATTCTGGGACTGTGATCCCTGAGTCTGCCGCGACTGCGGCAACAGCCTCTTGAAAAGGAAGCTTGTGGAATTCCATCATCCACTTGATTGCATCACCTTGCGCGGGACACCCATAGCACTTGTAAGTGTTCCGCTCAGGCGATACTTCAAAAGAAGGTGTTTTCTCTCCATGAAAAGGGCAGCACGCCTTGAAAGCCTTGCCCGCCTTTTTGAGGGTGATGTCTCTTCCAATGATCCCCACCAGGTCTGCGTCCTCACGCACACGGGCAAGGAATTCATCGGTGTACCGGATGTACTTGCCCATGAATATCCTCACTGCGCCTTTGTTTGATCCAGCCATTGCGAAATGGCACGAGCGGTATTGGGAAGGGTCAGCGGGGTTTGCTCGCCGCTCGTGTTCACCACCGTGGGAGTGCCCAAGAAAT
Encoded proteins:
- a CDS encoding TraM recognition domain-containing protein — protein: MSLDSQHEIKPGRISRDVRSSWTRFNVALYRPNNFKLALLAIAGLLFYQPVLWPVWILFLSMLIMAFKDQKFRMPIRMPKDIGGLDRTDYYEELVEENFLWGLLTKSRLFRKLLAAGGIMYLGFLRTPNTDGIAASADEGRELWLNNSDCRTHLFLPGTTGSGKSETLMGMYYNAICWGTGASYGDGKADSNLAFCLWSLARRHGREDDFLILNYLTGGMDPFEHMVARESGLHAMNQPQSNSMNPFGDAAADFLLQLMASLLPVASGDGAQWQQKALNMIDALLRTLCYKRAKGELEISIGVIRHYLALQNLVQFYIEGQQGLIPELAYLPIKAYFETGLPGFNPQLAGDPSKWDAEVFNQHGYLTGQFARTLSMMMDTYGHIFADKFPEIDMLDVLLNDRLIAVMIPTLEKSASEAASLGKLYISSIRLMMAQNLGYRLEGTRADVLDTKATNAPNPYLIISDELAYYFAAGIAVMFAQARSLGFMMVAAVQDIQGLKRGEAADEAPSMLANTKVKWVLALEDPEDTYDYIRKAGGEAYYSVLTGYDQNTGGAYQAQGAANIERRNKIELGELKKLQAGEGMLIFKDAVIPASSFYIPDDHKKTSKLSARINRFLQIERPEYSRLPQSAERISKQDTHSVDYIAAQLRRVEKPYYPALDDPILDQVVATARHLDSIQRFDVPAEQRGIALFQAARKALHAAEAQGLTGYFHQPKPDLEPEEMLGDDGEDFEIPEDAYD
- the dnaG gene encoding DNA primase; amino-acid sequence: MGKYIRYTDEFLARVREDADLVGIIGRDITLKKAGKAFKACCPFHGEKTPSFEVSPERNTYKCYGCPAQGDAIKWMMEFHKLPFQEAVAAVAADSGITVPESQTDDSAESQMLRKRLASLYKALQDAAGLYAGGIVRSPAGHQYLTTTRGLSQETITSYQLGTVATGIVELLVKRHDPETLIDCGLAIRAEDGRLFDRFRNRVMIPIYNESAALIGFAGRSLIEKPDRTPKYLNSPETELFHKGNELYAMNVAKPAIRSGRHAIVVEGYFDVLTAHQAGDCRVVAPMGTALTNAQARRLFTNADTVTFAFDGDKPGRSAALRASAVVLEEIRDGKTVQFLFLPEGSDPDQLIRTHGLDAWNQALEAAYPLSRFLADYVKHGLDMEVPESQVRAAEKARKILARVREATLYKQALTAQFERTIGMALPA